One window of the Lycorma delicatula isolate Av1 chromosome 3, ASM4794821v1, whole genome shotgun sequence genome contains the following:
- the LOC142321859 gene encoding uncharacterized protein LOC142321859, giving the protein MEFTKAMTANIILLIGFAVMIPLAFGEYKFHPKFHHQLSGNGSINGTHDLFIGNLTGGDVLLYHSGIAAAGKGNESFTYDFQYPAYGYNNLTISYLKVIDLLGEGRNGYPSLKEGGVGYNYTVISFKSNSSYGLNFNLTIYGNVNQFNRTVHQIIRKH; this is encoded by the exons atggaGTTCACCAAAGCGATGACAGCAAACATAATACTTTTAATCGGATTTGCGGTAATGATTCCTTTGGCATTCGGTGAATATAAATTTCATCCCAAATTCCATCACCAACTCAGCGGAAATGGAAGCATAAATGGTACACATGATCTTTTTATCGGAAATCTAACCGGTGGAGATGT ATTACTATACCATAGTGGAATTGCTGCAGCTGGAAAAGGGAATGAAAGTTTTACTTATGATTTCCAATATCCGGCATACGGttacaacaatttaacaattagtTATTTAAAGGTCATCGATTTATTAGGCGAAGGTAGAAATGGATATCCGTCTTTGAAGGAAGGAGGAGTTGGATACAACTACACCGTCATCAGTTTTAAGTCAAACAGCAGTTATGgactcaattttaatttaacaatctacGGAAATGTTAACCAGTTTAATAGAACGGTTCatcaaattattagaaaacattaa